One window of Mauremys mutica isolate MM-2020 ecotype Southern chromosome 20, ASM2049712v1, whole genome shotgun sequence genomic DNA carries:
- the LOC123353898 gene encoding zinc finger protein 239-like isoform X1 has protein sequence MRTSNKDFPVPEPHVIVRMEQEGEPRVRDSQDLREAELPGGTCAAADGSASENEGEMPQEGGAEPQGPVSESLREAVSQSPDPEKACESQGRPERQRRKTPGKRLVKSATQCEKGFRKLKDILVLRRSHSRLRPTICSECGKGFSRSSDLIRHQITHTGEKPYTCADCGKGFSQNSNLVTHQRIHTGEKPYQCRDCEKRFSESSALIQHQRTHTGEKPYKCGECGKRFSVSSNLIRHRRTHTDEKPYICIECGESFRHKSQLRRHQKLHVA, from the exons ATGAGAACCAGCAACAag GATTTCCCGGTTCCTGAGCCTCACGTGATAGTCCGAATGGAACAAGAGGGAGAGCCACGTGTCCGGGATTCCCAGGACTTGAGGGAAGCGGAGCTGCCAGGAGGCACCTGTGCAG CCGCCGATGGAAGTGCGAGTGAGAACGAGGGGGAGATGCCCCAAGAGGGAGGCGCTGAGCCGCAGGGGCCCGTCTCTGAAAGCCTCAGGGAGGCTGTCTCGCAGAGTCCCGATCCGGAGAAAGCTTGCGAGAGTCAGGGCCGGCCGGAAAGGCAGCGGAGAAAGACCCCGGGCAAGAGGCTGGTTAAATCCGCCACCCAGTGCGAGAAAGGCTTCCGGAAACTCAAGGACATCCTGGTGCTGCGGCGATCACATTCCCGGCTGAGACCCACCATCTGCAGCGAGTGCGGCAAAGGCTTCAGCCGGAGCTCCGACCTCATCCGGCACCAGATCACCCACACCGGCGAAAAACCCTACACCTGTGCCGACTGCGGCAAAGGCTTCAGCCAGAACTCCAACCTGGTGACCCACCAGCGCATCCACACCGGTGAGAAGCCCTACCAGTGCAGGGACTGCGAGAAACGCTTCAGCGAGAGCTCCGCCCTCATCcagcaccagcgcacccacaccgGCGAGAAACCCTACAagtgcggggagtgcgggaagCGCTTCAGCGTCAGCTCCAACCTCATCCGCCACCGCCGGACCCACACCGACGAGAAGCCCTACATATGCATCGAATGCGGCGAGAGCTTCCGCCACAAGTCGCAGCTGAGACGGCACCAGAAACTGCATGTGGCATAG
- the LOC123354089 gene encoding zinc finger protein OZF-like isoform X1, translated as MECREEPCVSILPDPSEWLNQRGASKADHQILSQTEEETPLQEGAGKAESCGVSAERTGGDVSQQIQPGAGGNPVEQDHLPSTTPREAGRPRGDVTQQSLRGAGENATERDLQDIATRRPGRDISQQSLCEARENPTERDLLDPPASRHPSACTDCGKTFSLSSNLLRHRRAHLGQKPYRCVECGKAFAQSQHLLAHQRVHTGERPFLCTQCGKSFSQSQHLRTHRQTHWGQRPHQCPECGQSFSQTSNLLKHRRGHLGHKPFRCAQCGKGFGESSTLIRHQRIHTGERPYRCPACGRAFSQSSNLLKHQRTHTGERPYRCEQCGKAFGKSSAAILHQRTHTGERPYPCPQCGKRFSQRPHLAAHCRVHTGEKPFACPQCGRIFSQSATLSRHRRTHRREGEQAGEAPRSGEDGGSEEAAPGESSARRGERAAGEHQYGYSSL; from the exons CAGATCACCAGATCCTGAGCCAAACTGAAGAGGAGACCCCGCTGCAGGAGGGCGCTGGAAAAGCGGAGTCATGCGGGGTGTCAGCAGAGAGAACTGGAGGGGACGTCTCGCAGCAGatccagcctggggcagggggaaaccCTGTGGAGCAAGATCACCTTCCCTCCACCACCCCACGGGAGGCCGGGCGACCCAGAGGGGATGTCACCCAGCAGAGtctgcggggggctggggaaaACGCCACAGAGCGGGATCTCCAAGACATCGCCACCAGGAGACCTGGACGGGACATCTCCCAGCAGAGCTTGTGTGAGGCCAGGGAAAACCCCACTGAGCGGGATCTCCTAGACCCACCGGCATCCCGGCATCCCAGCGCCTGCACCGactgcgggaaaaccttcagCCTGAGCTCGAACTTGCTGCGTCACCGTCGCGCCCACCTGGGTCAGAAGCCCTACCGGTGCGTTGAATGCGGCAAGGCCTTcgcccagagccagcacctcctGGCCCACCAGCGCGTCCACACGGGCGAGCGTCCCTTCCTCTGCACccagtgcgggaagagcttctcccagagccagcacctgcGCACCCACCGGCAGACGCACTGGGGCCAGCGGCCCCACCAGTGCCCCGAGTGCGGGCAGAGCTTCAGCCAGACCTCCAACCTCCTCAAACACCGCAGAGGCCACCTGGGCCACAAACCTTTCCGGTGCGCCCAGTGCGGCAAAGGGTTCGGGGAGAGCTCCACCCTGATCCGCCACCAGCGCATCCACACCGGCGAGCGGCCCTACCGCTGCCCGGCCTGTGGCCGGGCTTTCAGCCAGAGCTCCAACCTCCTCAagcaccagcgcacccacaccgGCGAGCGGCCCTACCGCTGCGAGCAGTGCGGCAAAGCCTTCGGCAAGAGCTCTGCCGCCATCCtgcaccagcgcacccacaccggcgagcggccctacccctgcccccagtgcggcAAGCGCTTCAGCCAGCGGCCCCACCTGGCCGCCCACTGCCGCGTCCACACCGGCGAGAAGCCCTTCGCCTGCCCCCAGTGCGGCCGCATCTTCAGCCAGAGCGCCACGCTGAGCCGGCACCGCCGCACGCACCggcgggagggggagcaggcgggggaggcGCCCCGGTCGGGAGAAGACGGGGGTTCGGAGGAGGCGGCGCCGGGCGAGAGCAGTGCACGGCGGGGGGAGCGCGCGGCCGGGGAGCACCAATAC GGCTACTCCAGCCTGTGA
- the LOC123354089 gene encoding zinc finger protein OZF-like isoform X2 — translation MECREEPCVSILPDPSEWLNQRGASKDHQILSQTEEETPLQEGAGKAESCGVSAERTGGDVSQQIQPGAGGNPVEQDHLPSTTPREAGRPRGDVTQQSLRGAGENATERDLQDIATRRPGRDISQQSLCEARENPTERDLLDPPASRHPSACTDCGKTFSLSSNLLRHRRAHLGQKPYRCVECGKAFAQSQHLLAHQRVHTGERPFLCTQCGKSFSQSQHLRTHRQTHWGQRPHQCPECGQSFSQTSNLLKHRRGHLGHKPFRCAQCGKGFGESSTLIRHQRIHTGERPYRCPACGRAFSQSSNLLKHQRTHTGERPYRCEQCGKAFGKSSAAILHQRTHTGERPYPCPQCGKRFSQRPHLAAHCRVHTGEKPFACPQCGRIFSQSATLSRHRRTHRREGEQAGEAPRSGEDGGSEEAAPGESSARRGERAAGEHQYGYSSL, via the exons ATCACCAGATCCTGAGCCAAACTGAAGAGGAGACCCCGCTGCAGGAGGGCGCTGGAAAAGCGGAGTCATGCGGGGTGTCAGCAGAGAGAACTGGAGGGGACGTCTCGCAGCAGatccagcctggggcagggggaaaccCTGTGGAGCAAGATCACCTTCCCTCCACCACCCCACGGGAGGCCGGGCGACCCAGAGGGGATGTCACCCAGCAGAGtctgcggggggctggggaaaACGCCACAGAGCGGGATCTCCAAGACATCGCCACCAGGAGACCTGGACGGGACATCTCCCAGCAGAGCTTGTGTGAGGCCAGGGAAAACCCCACTGAGCGGGATCTCCTAGACCCACCGGCATCCCGGCATCCCAGCGCCTGCACCGactgcgggaaaaccttcagCCTGAGCTCGAACTTGCTGCGTCACCGTCGCGCCCACCTGGGTCAGAAGCCCTACCGGTGCGTTGAATGCGGCAAGGCCTTcgcccagagccagcacctcctGGCCCACCAGCGCGTCCACACGGGCGAGCGTCCCTTCCTCTGCACccagtgcgggaagagcttctcccagagccagcacctgcGCACCCACCGGCAGACGCACTGGGGCCAGCGGCCCCACCAGTGCCCCGAGTGCGGGCAGAGCTTCAGCCAGACCTCCAACCTCCTCAAACACCGCAGAGGCCACCTGGGCCACAAACCTTTCCGGTGCGCCCAGTGCGGCAAAGGGTTCGGGGAGAGCTCCACCCTGATCCGCCACCAGCGCATCCACACCGGCGAGCGGCCCTACCGCTGCCCGGCCTGTGGCCGGGCTTTCAGCCAGAGCTCCAACCTCCTCAagcaccagcgcacccacaccgGCGAGCGGCCCTACCGCTGCGAGCAGTGCGGCAAAGCCTTCGGCAAGAGCTCTGCCGCCATCCtgcaccagcgcacccacaccggcgagcggccctacccctgcccccagtgcggcAAGCGCTTCAGCCAGCGGCCCCACCTGGCCGCCCACTGCCGCGTCCACACCGGCGAGAAGCCCTTCGCCTGCCCCCAGTGCGGCCGCATCTTCAGCCAGAGCGCCACGCTGAGCCGGCACCGCCGCACGCACCggcgggagggggagcaggcgggggaggcGCCCCGGTCGGGAGAAGACGGGGGTTCGGAGGAGGCGGCGCCGGGCGAGAGCAGTGCACGGCGGGGGGAGCGCGCGGCCGGGGAGCACCAATAC GGCTACTCCAGCCTGTGA
- the LOC123353898 gene encoding zinc finger protein 853-like isoform X2 — protein sequence MEQEGEPRVRDSQDLREAELPGGTCAAADGSASENEGEMPQEGGAEPQGPVSESLREAVSQSPDPEKACESQGRPERQRRKTPGKRLVKSATQCEKGFRKLKDILVLRRSHSRLRPTICSECGKGFSRSSDLIRHQITHTGEKPYTCADCGKGFSQNSNLVTHQRIHTGEKPYQCRDCEKRFSESSALIQHQRTHTGEKPYKCGECGKRFSVSSNLIRHRRTHTDEKPYICIECGESFRHKSQLRRHQKLHVA from the exons ATGGAACAAGAGGGAGAGCCACGTGTCCGGGATTCCCAGGACTTGAGGGAAGCGGAGCTGCCAGGAGGCACCTGTGCAG CCGCCGATGGAAGTGCGAGTGAGAACGAGGGGGAGATGCCCCAAGAGGGAGGCGCTGAGCCGCAGGGGCCCGTCTCTGAAAGCCTCAGGGAGGCTGTCTCGCAGAGTCCCGATCCGGAGAAAGCTTGCGAGAGTCAGGGCCGGCCGGAAAGGCAGCGGAGAAAGACCCCGGGCAAGAGGCTGGTTAAATCCGCCACCCAGTGCGAGAAAGGCTTCCGGAAACTCAAGGACATCCTGGTGCTGCGGCGATCACATTCCCGGCTGAGACCCACCATCTGCAGCGAGTGCGGCAAAGGCTTCAGCCGGAGCTCCGACCTCATCCGGCACCAGATCACCCACACCGGCGAAAAACCCTACACCTGTGCCGACTGCGGCAAAGGCTTCAGCCAGAACTCCAACCTGGTGACCCACCAGCGCATCCACACCGGTGAGAAGCCCTACCAGTGCAGGGACTGCGAGAAACGCTTCAGCGAGAGCTCCGCCCTCATCcagcaccagcgcacccacaccgGCGAGAAACCCTACAagtgcggggagtgcgggaagCGCTTCAGCGTCAGCTCCAACCTCATCCGCCACCGCCGGACCCACACCGACGAGAAGCCCTACATATGCATCGAATGCGGCGAGAGCTTCCGCCACAAGTCGCAGCTGAGACGGCACCAGAAACTGCATGTGGCATAG